ATAAATGAGTAATTTATCAAATATAACTTAAATGTTATTAATTAAAAAGCAAGAATATCCTAAATTGCATTGAAAATAATAAAAAATGAGAAATATGGGTAATCATCATATCTATAGATTATCCACATTATTTTATTACAAAGCCCTATCCAAAGCATCAACTGATTCTGGATTAGCTAAAGTACTAATATCTCCCACATCTTCTTCTTTAACCTTGGCCTTAATAACTCGGCGCATAATTTTTCCAGATCTAGTTTTAGGAAGGTCATCTACAAAACCAATAACTCCTGGACTGGCTATAGGTCCTATTGCTTCCCTAACATGTTCTCTAAGCTGATTTTTGAGTTGAGGAGATGCTTCAAATTCTTGTTTTAAAATTACAAATGCTGCTATTTCTTCTCCTTTAAGAATATCGGGTTTCCCCACTACTGCTGATTCAGCTACTGCAGAGTGACTTACCAGGGCCGATTCCACCTCAGCCGTACTTATCCTGTGGCCCGCTACATTTAGAACATCATCTTCTCTTCCTTGAATCCAGAAATATCCATTTTTATCTTTTCGAGCTACATCCCCACTTAGATAGATTCCTGGAAACTTGCTCCAGTATGCCTCCACATATCGGTCTGGATCCCCATATAATGTGCGGAACATGGCCGGCCATGGAGTTTTCAAAACCAGATGCCCTCCACTTTCAGTAAGTGAATTCCCATTATCATCCACTATATCTGCCTGAATTGTAGGAAATGGCTTAAATGTGGAGCCTGGTTTTAATTCAGTTATAGGGAGGGGAGTTATAATATGCATTCCAGTTTCTGTCTGCCACCAGGTGTCCATTATAGGACATTTACGGTTACCAACATTTTTATGATACCACATCCATGCTTCAGGATTTATAGGCTCTCCTACAGATCCTAAAAGTCTTAAAGTGGTTAAATCATATTTTTGTGGCCATTTTTCACCATATTTCATGAAAAATCTAACTGTGGTTGGTGCTGTGTAAAAAATACTTACCCCATAATCTTCTATCATTTTCCAAAACCTTCCAGGGTCTGGATAATCGGGGGTGCCTTCAAACATGAGCGAGGTGGCACCCATTAAAAGAGGAGCATATACTATATAACTGTGGCCAGTAATCCAGCCTACATCTGCCGCACACCACCAGATATCACTATCTTTAATATCAAAAACAAATTTTAAAGTAGTGTATGTACCTACAGCATATCCTGCATGGGTGTGAAGAACTCCTTTTGGTTTTCCAGTTGTTCCAGAAGTATATAAAATAAATAAAGGATCTTCACTATCCAATTGCTCAGTTTCACATTTAGAACTTTCTTTTTTTAGAATTTCATCCCAGAATACATCCCTTCCTTCTTTCATTCCCACATCGCTGCCCGTATTTTGCACAACAATTACTTTTTCAATACTAGGGATATCATCCATAACCATATCCACCGTATCTTTAAGTTTAATATCTTTTCCACGTCTGTGAAATCCATCTGCAGTAATAGCTACCTTGGCCTTAGCATCATTGGCCCTTTCCTGAAAAGCTTTAGCCCAAAATCCAGAAAATACAACGCTGTGAATGGCTCCTATTTTAGCACAGGCCAGCATGGCAATGGGAAGCTCTAATATCATGGGCAAATATATGCCCACCCGATCTCCCTTTTTAACACCCATGTTTTTTAAGGCATTGGCCAGACGGTTCACTTCGCGGTATAATTCAAAGTAAGTGAGTTTTTTTACCTCACCCGCCTCGCTTTCCCAGATATATGCAACTTTGTTCTTTCTAGAGGTTTTAATATGCCTATCCAGAGCATTATGCACAATATTGAACTTCCCATCTACAAACCACTGGGCATGAGGAGGTTTCCAATCTAATACTTGATTATATGGCTCAAACCATTCTAAATCTTGGGCCATTTCATTCCAAAACCATTCTAAATCTTCATTTGACTTTTCAATGAGCTCTTCGTAATTTTTTATGTTATGCGAATCCATCCACTGTTTAATATTACTTTGAGCTATCATATCTGGGTCTGCTTCAAATTTACGTTCTTCTTTAAGTAGAGTATCTAAATTTTTAGACATTTTATCCCCTTCCCCCACAAATTTGACTTGATAATTAATTATTTTCGTCTTGCATGCAATTAAACTGGAGTATTAAGTAAAGTATAATATGTAATTTCATCTTTGAATAGTTTACTGGAATTTTTAGTAAATGAGAGTAATATAATGAAATTTTAAAGAATTATTCAAATAAATTAAATTTAAATTAGATAATACTAAATATAATTAAATATTTCTTTTACAAAATATTAAAACAATGAATAAATCATCAATGATGAAACCAGAAAAAATTAGTTGTGCAAAGGCAATTATAAATATTCTAGAACAAGAAGATGTTGAATGGATTTTTGGACATCCTGGAGAACAAATACTATCTTTATATGATGCCCTAAGATCATCACCAATAAATCACGTTTTGGTTCGTCATGAACAATCAGCCGCCCATGCCGCAGACGGCTATGCTCGTGCATCTGGAAAATTTGGAGTATGTGTGGCTACTGCAGGTCCTGGTGCTTTAAACTTAGTTATGGGAGTTGCTACTGCTTACCGAGACTCGATTCCAATATTAGTAATTACTGGAGATGTTCCCACAAAGCAAAGAGGCCAGAATACATTTCAAGACATTGACCTCAGTTCAGTATTTAAGCCAATTAGTAGAAAAACTTTCTATTCATCTAATGTCCAAGAAGCCATTTCAAATTTGAAAAAATCCATTGAAATGCTGAAAAAAGGGCCAACCGGGCCAGTCCATCTTAATTTACCTAAAGATGTTCTGGATGAATTTATTGGTGAAAATATTATTTTTAAATTGGACATTGATTTTGAATCTGGAAGTCTCGGAAATTCGCAATCAGATTTATCACAACTAAAAAAAGTAGTTGAATCAATTAAATCTGCTAAAAAACCATTAATAGTTGCTGGGGCGGGTTTAGTTTGGTCGGGTGCTTTAAATGAGATTAAAGAATTTGTTAATAAAACCCACACCCCTCTGGCCACCACTTATCATGGCCGGGGAATATTAAGAGAAGATGATGATTATTGTGTGGGCCTTATTGGAAACAGAGGCACTCCGGTAGGTAATTATGCTGGTGCCAACTGCGATCTGGTTTTAGGTTTAGGTTGTCGTTTTTCAGAGCGAACACTTACTGGAATAGGTTCTGGAGAAAATAATCCCCAGATTGTTCAAGTCAATATGGATTCTGAAACATTAAAAGGAGATATTAACCTTCAAATGGATGTTAAAGAATTTTTAAATGAAATTATGAAAATTTCAGAATCATCAAGTCCTGAAGATGACCCCCATATCAAATCATGGTTAGAAGAATTGCAGGTATACTCAAAAGACCATCCCGCACCATATGATACAGAATTTTTTTATTCCGAGGTTCCTTTAAAACCCCAGCAGGCCATAAAAGAGATTTTAGACGGTTCAAATGATTCAACCATTGTTAATGATGCTGGAACCCACACCACCTGGGTAACCCTCTATAAAAAAGTCTTAAGGCCATTTTCACTGCTATTTTCAGGAGCATTTGGGCCCATGGGATATGGTCTGCCTGCTGCCATCGGAACATGTTTTGCTAGGCCCAGTGAAAGCATAGTGGCCATTATAGGAGATGGTGGATTTCAAATGACCATCCAGGAATTGGCTACAGTTCATCAAAACAATTTACCGATGGTTATATGTATAATCAACAATAGTTCACTGGGCATTATCCGCCAATGGCAGGAAATGCACCACAGTGGCAGCTATGAAGTAGAACTGGAAAACCCAAACTTTGTTAAGTTGGCCCAATCCTATGGAATTGAAGCCGTACGAGTTGAATCCCCTGGAGATGTATTTAAATTTGTTAAAAAAGGAATTGAAATGAAAAAACCATTCTTGATTGACATTTCAGTGAAAGAAGAGAATATACCACTTCCCGATTTCATAAAGGAATGATTTATTGGTTGAATTTTATTATGGTTAAGATTTTGTTAATCTGTAAAAATATTCCAAATATAAATCAAAATAAAATATCACTCAATGAATAGAAATTATCGAAATGACCAAAGATATTTATTAATATAATTCTGACTTATGACAATTGAACGGAATTGCTACTAAAGATCCTGTTCTGGAAACCCTGGACTGTTCCTTGGAAGAACTTAAAAAACTTCAAAAAAGGCCTTCAGGTCTTTTTATCTCAGGCCTAATTATTTGATAAACCAGGCAAGTAAAGATGGATTTGTGCTTATAAACACGGCTGCCGCGATTGTTAAAGAAATTTAATTCCATTTAAGTTAAAAAATTAATATTTAATCAATAATAATGCTTATTAAATAGTCAAAATATTAAGACATGTAATATTATTTTTCTAAAATAGAATAAAAAAAGATAAAATAGAAATTATAATCGTAAAAATAAAAATAACGATTAAATATTTATTATATATTATCTGGCAAGTAGGTATCTGCCACAGCAGCTACACCTTCACCCATATTCACTTCGAAACCTAACTCCCTAAGAGTCATTTCCAGAGCAGAAAAGGTAGTGATGAGTTCTCTGTGAGTAATATTACCCATGTGGCCTATTCTGAAAATATTTCCCTTGAGGTGGTCTTGGCCACCGGCCAGTTCTACCCGGTATTTGTTTCTCATGGTTCCTCGAAGTTCACCGTCACTTACTCCTTCGGGCATGTTTACAGCCGTAACCGTAGTAGAAGACACAGATTCATCCGGGAATAATTCCAAGTTTAAGGCATTTATAGCATTTCTAGTAGCTTTTGCAGCTATTTGATGCCTTTTAACTCTGTTGACCAGGCCTTCTTCCATAATTATGTCCAGTGCTTCATGCATAGCATACATTAAAGAGACAGATGGTGTGTAAGGAGTTTCTGGTGGTTGAGCAGCACCGCTCTTGCGGTATTTTTTCATGTTGAGGTAGTAGCTTTTTGCTTCAACCTTATCCACAACATTCCATGCGTCATTACTCAAAGTAATAGCTGCCATACCTGGAGGTGCTGCCATACACTTCTGGGATCCCGTGACACAGATGTCAATTCCATATCCATCCACATCTACTTCATCTCCAGCCAGTGACGAAACAGTATCTACCACATAAAGAGCATCATAGTCGCTCATTATTTTTCCAATTTCTTTAATAGGGTTTGAAACACCCGTGGAGGTTTCATTGTGCACTACAGTGACAGCCTTTATGTCTTCATTCTCTTCTAAGGCATATCCGATCTCGTCAGGGTTTACACCTTTTCCCCATTCTACATCAATAGTCTGGGATTCTCCACCAAATGCATCAACAATCTGGCCAAATCTTTGGCCGAACTTTCCGCCGACTACACTCAGTATTTTATCTCCAGGGTTAATGATATTGGCCATGGCCGCTTCCATAGCAGCAGTACCAGACCCCGTGATAAGGTAAGACTTATTATTTGTCCGGAAGACATCAGACATCATTTCTGTAGTTTCGCTCAGAATTTTACCGAATAAAGCGCTTCGGTGATTCACAATGTTCTCGGACATGGCTTTCAGGACTCGGGGAGCCACCCGTGTCGGCCCGGGAATCATTAGCAATGTTTCATCCATTTTTAAAAAACCTCCAAATATTTGCAGCTTATAAAAGAGCTTGAATTATAATCCACACCAGGACTTCATATGTCCCTAGTTTATATCTAAATTATTCTAACTTAAAAACCTTATTTAACATCAAATTTAGGTAAGGTAATATTAACTAATATTTTACTAATATTTTTACCAAAATCATGTTAAAATGTACAAATTTGTGTATATTTTAATTAACAAAATAATGAATTAAATCCATGAATACTATTCATATTTTATTAATTTTAATTTAATTGAACTTCATTTAATAAATCATTATGCAGCAAAAAAATTATTCCTAATTGAACTTCAAATTTAACAAATTAATTATCAAAATAAAAAAAATTACAAATATTTATTTTTATGTTCTTTCTAAATATAATCTAATGGAAATTGAAACCTGGATGGCATGGTATAAAGAAATACTCCAGAATTTTGGATTTGATAGAAAGTCTGATGAAGAATCTGCGGAGTATCTGAATGATTATTTAAAAAATCAGTTTATCAATGATAATAGAAATAAAAAAGCTATTTATTTTAGTGATTTGCCTACCAAAGAAAATATTATTGTTTTTGGGGCAGGTCCGTCCCTTAAAAAGCATATAAATCAACTTAAACCAAAAATATCTGCAAATCCAGATCAATTTATTTTAATATCCGCTGATGGGGCCACCACTGCATTAATAGAAGATAATATAGTCCCACATATAATTGTAACCGATTTAGATGGTAAATTAGAAGATATTCTAAAGGCCAATGCACAAGGTGCATTTTTAGTTGTTCATGGCCATGGAAATAATCTAGATGCTTTAAAAACAAACTTAAACGATTTGAAAAATGTTCTGGGCACCACCCAAAGTTACCCTTTAGAATATGTTCATAATTTCGGTGGTTTTACTGATGGTGATCGGGCCGTGTTTCTAGCCGTGAAATTAGGGGCTAAAAATATTATTATGGCAGGTATGGACTTTGGAGAAGTGGTTACCAAATATTCCAGGCCAAATATGAAAGATGTTACTGGGCCGGCCGATGATATTAAGAAATTGAAGTTAAAATATGCTGAAAGGCTGGTGGAATGGATAGGAGCGAATGAAGATGTTTCTATTTATAATTTAGTTAAAAAAGCAGATTTTTAATTTTGTATTTAAGAATTTATTTTAATTTTATTTTTTTAATTTTTTTAATTTATAAAATTATATTTTTAGAACATCTCGCGAATCCTAACATACACATACTTTATTAATTAATGAAACCAACTATCTTTATGGGAATTGAAGATATTTTATTACACGATGAGACCATCTTCAAAAATATTAATGCTTTTGACCCGGATTATTTGCCAGAAAGCTACAAATACCGGGATTCACAGATGGAAGCCCTTGCAATATGCATCAGGCCAGCTTTAAAAAAGGGAAGGCCCATTAATGCAGTTGTTTTAGGTTCATGTGCCACTGGAAAAACCACGGCCATTAAAAAAATATTTGACCTGGTAGAACGCAATTCAGAGAAAGTTGTTTGTTGTTATATTAACTGCCAACTCCATACTACTCGTTTTGGGATTTTCTCTCAAATTTATCAGAGAGTGTTTGGACATTTCCCCCCAGAGACTGGAGTTCCTTTTTCTAGAATTTATCAAAAAATTATGCAACATCTTGTATCTGAAGAAAAAGCTCTGGTTGTGGCCTTAGATGATGTTAATTATCTGTTCCACAGCAAAAATGCTAACAAAATCTTTTACGACATACTTCGGGCCCATGAGGTATTTCCTGGTGCTAGAACTGGAGTTTTTGCCATTTTATCAGACATAGAATTTAGATTTGCCCTGGATAAAAATGTTAATTCTATTTTCATTCCTCAGGACGTTATATTTCAGCCCTATGCGCGAGAAGAAATATATAGCATCCTTAAAGAAAGAACTAGTCTTGGTTTTTAT
The DNA window shown above is from Methanobacteriaceae archaeon and carries:
- a CDS encoding ORC1-type DNA replication protein, which codes for MKPTIFMGIEDILLHDETIFKNINAFDPDYLPESYKYRDSQMEALAICIRPALKKGRPINAVVLGSCATGKTTAIKKIFDLVERNSEKVVCCYINCQLHTTRFGIFSQIYQRVFGHFPPETGVPFSRIYQKIMQHLVSEEKALVVALDDVNYLFHSKNANKIFYDILRAHEVFPGARTGVFAILSDIEFRFALDKNVNSIFIPQDVIFQPYAREEIYSILKERTSLGFYPEVISDEILDEIVERTSESGDLRVGIDLLRVCGNLAESEASRTIENKHLDEALKRTGPASLAHTLNSLSDLENSLLELIINFKDENLTAGSLYELFKQNTGTSYSSFNRNLDKLEFLRLIDTKFTGKGMRGNSRLIILRFSQDEINKCMVQP
- the acs gene encoding acetate--CoA ligase, giving the protein MSKNLDTLLKEERKFEADPDMIAQSNIKQWMDSHNIKNYEELIEKSNEDLEWFWNEMAQDLEWFEPYNQVLDWKPPHAQWFVDGKFNIVHNALDRHIKTSRKNKVAYIWESEAGEVKKLTYFELYREVNRLANALKNMGVKKGDRVGIYLPMILELPIAMLACAKIGAIHSVVFSGFWAKAFQERANDAKAKVAITADGFHRRGKDIKLKDTVDMVMDDIPSIEKVIVVQNTGSDVGMKEGRDVFWDEILKKESSKCETEQLDSEDPLFILYTSGTTGKPKGVLHTHAGYAVGTYTTLKFVFDIKDSDIWWCAADVGWITGHSYIVYAPLLMGATSLMFEGTPDYPDPGRFWKMIEDYGVSIFYTAPTTVRFFMKYGEKWPQKYDLTTLRLLGSVGEPINPEAWMWYHKNVGNRKCPIMDTWWQTETGMHIITPLPITELKPGSTFKPFPTIQADIVDDNGNSLTESGGHLVLKTPWPAMFRTLYGDPDRYVEAYWSKFPGIYLSGDVARKDKNGYFWIQGREDDVLNVAGHRISTAEVESALVSHSAVAESAVVGKPDILKGEEIAAFVILKQEFEASPQLKNQLREHVREAIGPIASPGVIGFVDDLPKTRSGKIMRRVIKAKVKEEDVGDISTLANPESVDALDRAL
- a CDS encoding DUF115 domain-containing protein; this translates as MEIETWMAWYKEILQNFGFDRKSDEESAEYLNDYLKNQFINDNRNKKAIYFSDLPTKENIIVFGAGPSLKKHINQLKPKISANPDQFILISADGATTALIEDNIVPHIIVTDLDGKLEDILKANAQGAFLVVHGHGNNLDALKTNLNDLKNVLGTTQSYPLEYVHNFGGFTDGDRAVFLAVKLGAKNIIMAGMDFGEVVTKYSRPNMKDVTGPADDIKKLKLKYAERLVEWIGANEDVSIYNLVKKADF
- a CDS encoding thiamine pyrophosphate-binding protein; protein product: MNKSSMMKPEKISCAKAIINILEQEDVEWIFGHPGEQILSLYDALRSSPINHVLVRHEQSAAHAADGYARASGKFGVCVATAGPGALNLVMGVATAYRDSIPILVITGDVPTKQRGQNTFQDIDLSSVFKPISRKTFYSSNVQEAISNLKKSIEMLKKGPTGPVHLNLPKDVLDEFIGENIIFKLDIDFESGSLGNSQSDLSQLKKVVESIKSAKKPLIVAGAGLVWSGALNEIKEFVNKTHTPLATTYHGRGILREDDDYCVGLIGNRGTPVGNYAGANCDLVLGLGCRFSERTLTGIGSGENNPQIVQVNMDSETLKGDINLQMDVKEFLNEIMKISESSSPEDDPHIKSWLEELQVYSKDHPAPYDTEFFYSEVPLKPQQAIKEILDGSNDSTIVNDAGTHTTWVTLYKKVLRPFSLLFSGAFGPMGYGLPAAIGTCFARPSESIVAIIGDGGFQMTIQELATVHQNNLPMVICIINNSSLGIIRQWQEMHHSGSYEVELENPNFVKLAQSYGIEAVRVESPGDVFKFVKKGIEMKKPFLIDISVKEENIPLPDFIKE
- a CDS encoding alanine--glyoxylate aminotransferase family protein, which codes for MDETLLMIPGPTRVAPRVLKAMSENIVNHRSALFGKILSETTEMMSDVFRTNNKSYLITGSGTAAMEAAMANIINPGDKILSVVGGKFGQRFGQIVDAFGGESQTIDVEWGKGVNPDEIGYALEENEDIKAVTVVHNETSTGVSNPIKEIGKIMSDYDALYVVDTVSSLAGDEVDVDGYGIDICVTGSQKCMAAPPGMAAITLSNDAWNVVDKVEAKSYYLNMKKYRKSGAAQPPETPYTPSVSLMYAMHEALDIIMEEGLVNRVKRHQIAAKATRNAINALNLELFPDESVSSTTVTAVNMPEGVSDGELRGTMRNKYRVELAGGQDHLKGNIFRIGHMGNITHRELITTFSALEMTLRELGFEVNMGEGVAAVADTYLPDNI